The following proteins are co-located in the Oceanimonas sp. GK1 genome:
- a CDS encoding DUF5924 family protein encodes MLLKSRLAGLFNLASRLILRYPGVVALFGFCSGVASFVLVERHAGLAKVIAAVMLASWLWLMLENSLRRGVERRFGWKVPPPLLRYVTQMVHQESLFFIIPFFFITTTWNSGQSAFTVLLGIAALISLIDPLYYQWLAPRRWIYLAFHALTLFAVLLTALPIIFHLSTPQSYLCSLIIAVLLALPSLLSFFPEWNWKSLIAIPLLALSVGLVGWLGRIWVPPATLWLTDVAVTMSIDDASRKPGNRLRQLSSRELHDNGLYAFTAINAPRGLKERIYHVWEHNGRRVDRIPLDISGGREAGYRAWTHKRNFPGNPEGRWRVRVVTEAGQMIGMLRFDVTQ; translated from the coding sequence ATGCTGCTGAAATCCCGCCTTGCCGGCCTTTTCAATCTGGCCTCGCGCCTGATCCTGCGCTATCCGGGCGTCGTCGCGCTGTTCGGGTTCTGCTCGGGCGTTGCCAGCTTCGTTCTGGTGGAGCGCCATGCTGGGCTGGCGAAGGTGATCGCGGCGGTGATGCTGGCCAGCTGGCTCTGGCTGATGCTGGAAAACAGCCTGCGCCGCGGCGTGGAGCGCCGGTTCGGCTGGAAGGTCCCGCCTCCACTACTGCGTTACGTCACGCAAATGGTGCATCAGGAAAGCCTGTTCTTCATCATCCCGTTCTTCTTCATCACCACCACCTGGAACAGCGGCCAGTCGGCGTTCACGGTGCTGCTGGGCATCGCCGCGCTGATCTCGCTGATCGATCCGCTGTATTACCAATGGCTGGCGCCGCGCCGCTGGATCTATCTGGCTTTCCATGCGCTGACGCTGTTCGCGGTCCTGCTGACGGCGCTGCCGATCATCTTTCACCTGTCCACGCCGCAGAGTTACCTCTGTTCGCTGATCATTGCCGTGCTGCTGGCCTTGCCCAGCCTGCTCAGCTTCTTTCCCGAATGGAACTGGAAAAGCCTGATCGCTATCCCGTTGCTCGCGCTTAGTGTCGGGCTGGTGGGCTGGCTAGGTCGCATCTGGGTTCCTCCGGCGACGTTGTGGCTGACCGATGTCGCCGTGACCATGAGCATCGACGATGCCTCGCGCAAACCCGGTAACCGCCTGCGCCAGCTGTCCAGCCGGGAACTGCACGACAACGGGCTTTATGCCTTTACCGCGATTAACGCACCGCGCGGTTTGAAGGAGCGCATCTACCATGTCTGGGAGCACAACGGCCGGCGCGTCGACCGCATTCCGCTGGACATAAGCGGAGGGCGCGAAGCGGGCTACCGCGCCTGGACCCACAAGCGCAACTTCCCCGGCAACCCCGAAGGCCGCTGGCGCGTACGGGTCGTGACCGAGGCCGGGCAGATGATCGGCATGCTGCGCTTCGACGTCACGCAGTGA
- the zapE gene encoding cell division protein ZapE has product MTLLSPHAAWLAALESGFADDAAQRHAVEWLEGCYRRLLAGEAATGGVYLWGPVGRGKTWLMDRFFASLHSAGVPARRLHFHHFMQQLHKRLFQLTGTEEPLKVLAREMSAEVRVLCLDELFVSDIGDAMLLGRLLRHLFEQGLVLVTTSNQPPEGLYADGFNRAQFLPAVAAMTEHMQVVAVHGEQDHRLHPGRPQQRYWVQDAKALAGVFEQLAGTEQNCEPVILGNRSIPVLGRHKRVLWCRYADLCEQPLAAQDFIALCDRFDQVLLGAVPRLSCDRRQAGIARGTEDGAVQVAAGDRRLPVLSRQDDGVRRFIALVDECYDRGIPLYLEAAVPMEELYQDGALAFPFRRTLSRLKEMQLARFGAEK; this is encoded by the coding sequence ATGACCCTGTTATCCCCCCATGCCGCCTGGCTTGCCGCCCTGGAGTCCGGGTTTGCCGACGATGCCGCCCAGCGCCACGCCGTCGAGTGGCTGGAAGGCTGTTACCGCCGCCTGCTGGCGGGGGAGGCCGCGACCGGCGGCGTGTATCTGTGGGGACCGGTAGGGCGGGGCAAGACCTGGCTGATGGACCGCTTTTTTGCCAGCCTGCACAGCGCCGGTGTGCCCGCCCGGCGGCTGCATTTTCATCATTTTATGCAGCAACTGCACAAACGGCTGTTTCAGCTCACCGGCACCGAAGAGCCACTGAAGGTACTGGCCCGGGAAATGAGCGCCGAGGTGCGGGTGCTGTGTCTGGACGAGTTGTTTGTGAGTGACATTGGCGATGCCATGCTGCTCGGCCGGCTGCTGCGCCACCTGTTCGAGCAGGGGCTGGTGCTGGTGACCACCTCCAACCAGCCGCCCGAGGGACTGTATGCGGACGGCTTCAACCGAGCGCAGTTTTTGCCGGCGGTGGCGGCCATGACGGAGCATATGCAAGTGGTGGCGGTACATGGCGAGCAGGATCACCGCCTGCATCCGGGCCGGCCGCAGCAGCGTTACTGGGTGCAGGATGCGAAGGCGCTGGCTGGGGTGTTTGAGCAACTGGCGGGCACGGAGCAAAATTGCGAGCCTGTTATTCTGGGCAACCGCTCCATACCCGTGCTGGGGCGCCATAAGCGGGTGCTCTGGTGCCGTTATGCGGACCTGTGTGAGCAGCCATTGGCAGCCCAGGATTTTATCGCGTTGTGTGACCGGTTTGACCAGGTGCTGTTGGGTGCGGTGCCCCGGCTCAGTTGTGACCGCCGGCAGGCTGGCATTGCCCGGGGCACCGAAGACGGCGCCGTGCAGGTGGCCGCCGGCGATCGTAGGCTGCCGGTGCTGTCCCGCCAGGACGACGGCGTGCGCCGCTTTATCGCCCTGGTGGATGAATGCTATGACAGAGGTATACCGCTGTACCTTGAGGCGGCGGTGCCGATGGAGGAACTCTATCAGGACGGCGCCCTGGCGTTTCCGTTTCGCCGTACCCTGAGCCGGCTAAAGGAAATGCAGTTGGCGCGGTTTGGGGCTGAAAAATAA